The proteins below come from a single Oceaniferula flava genomic window:
- a CDS encoding DUF2130 domain-containing protein, translating into MRCLARCVKSLPDPYYDEIICPHCNKAFKIDEAGYADILKQVRDSDFEKQLHERLELAEKDKQNAIELAKEKVASEMQQTAAQKDAEIQDLKAKLNASEVSQKLAITEAVSQVEKDRDALRNGLKQVELEKQLAEKSLKDKYETQIRDRDDAIERLRDMKAQLSTKMVGETLEQHCETEFNRIRSTAFPRAYFEKDNDARTGSKGDYIFRDTDEEGTEIVSIMFEMKNESDTTATKKKNEDFLKELDKDRNEKGCEYAVLVTLLESDSELYNTGIVDVFHRYPKMYVIRPQFFLPIITLLRNAAMNSLKYKSELALVKAQSVDVTNFEADLDNFKNAFAKNYDLASRKFQTAIDEIDKSISHLQKTKDALLGTDRNLRLANDKAQNVTVKKLTRNNPTMAAKFEALKEQESPDSES; encoded by the coding sequence ATCAGATGTTTAGCCAGATGCGTCAAATCTCTTCCTGACCCCTATTACGACGAAATCATCTGCCCCCATTGCAACAAGGCATTCAAAATCGACGAAGCAGGCTATGCCGACATTCTGAAGCAGGTTCGTGACAGTGACTTTGAAAAGCAGTTGCATGAGCGACTTGAGCTGGCCGAAAAGGACAAACAAAACGCCATCGAGCTCGCCAAGGAAAAGGTCGCCAGCGAAATGCAACAGACCGCCGCGCAGAAGGATGCGGAGATTCAAGACCTCAAGGCCAAGCTGAACGCCAGCGAAGTCTCCCAGAAGCTCGCCATCACCGAGGCCGTCAGCCAGGTGGAGAAGGATCGCGACGCACTGCGGAACGGCCTCAAGCAGGTGGAGCTTGAAAAGCAACTCGCCGAGAAATCACTCAAGGACAAGTACGAAACCCAGATCAGGGACCGCGACGACGCCATCGAGCGACTCCGCGACATGAAAGCTCAGCTGTCCACCAAGATGGTCGGCGAGACTCTCGAGCAGCACTGCGAGACCGAGTTCAACCGGATCCGATCCACCGCATTTCCGAGAGCCTATTTTGAAAAGGACAACGACGCCCGCACCGGCAGCAAGGGCGACTACATCTTCCGCGATACCGACGAAGAAGGCACCGAAATCGTTTCGATCATGTTCGAAATGAAAAACGAAAGCGACACCACCGCCACCAAAAAAAAGAACGAGGACTTCCTCAAGGAGCTCGATAAGGACCGCAACGAAAAGGGCTGCGAATACGCCGTGCTGGTCACCCTGCTCGAGTCAGACAGCGAGCTCTACAACACCGGCATTGTCGATGTCTTCCACCGCTACCCGAAGATGTATGTCATCCGCCCGCAGTTCTTCCTGCCCATCATCACCCTGCTGCGCAACGCCGCGATGAACTCGCTGAAATACAAAAGCGAGCTCGCCCTGGTCAAGGCGCAGAGCGTCGATGTCACCAACTTCGAAGCCGACCTCGACAACTTCAAAAACGCCTTCGCCAAAAACTACGATCTGGCATCCAGAAAGTTCCAAACCGCCATCGACGAGATCGACAAGTCCATCAGTCACCTGCAAAAAACCAAAGACGCCCTCCTCGGCACTGACCGAAACCTCCGCCTAGCCAACGACAAAGCCCAAAACGTCACCGTCAAAAAACTGACCCGCAACAACCCCACGATGGCAGCCAAGTTTGAGGCTCTTAAGGAGCAGGAGTCGCCTGATTCTGAATCATAG